One genomic segment of Procambarus clarkii isolate CNS0578487 chromosome 34, FALCON_Pclarkii_2.0, whole genome shotgun sequence includes these proteins:
- the LOC123762094 gene encoding ATP synthase subunit C lysine N-methyltransferase isoform X3 — translation MPWWTGESDRSNSKRGRKLGLVLVGLTGGAAVALSVIAAPFVTPALRKVCLPYVPATNEQVNNVLKALRGRSGSLVDLGSGDGRIVVAAAREVKLKGVGVELNPWLVWYSRWAAWRSGVSSSASFIAQDLWKLNLKQYQNVVIFGVEEMMPALESKLVQELQPDGCVIACRFPLPSWKPVVTFGDGINTVWLYTRPGISYLKNEINNNVTHDDT, via the exons ATGCCCTGGTGGACTGG GGAGTCTGACAGAAGCAACAGCAAGAGAGGGCGTAAATTAGGTTTAGTTTTGGTGGGCCTTACAGGCGGAGCTGCAGTTGCCCTGAGTGTCATTGCTGCACCATTCGTAACTCCAGCACTTAGGAAG GTTTGCCTACCTTATGTTCCAGCAACCAATGAGCAAGTCAATAATGTTTTGAAAGCCCTGAGAGGTCGCTCGGGGAGCTTAGTTGatcttgggagtggtgatggacgAATT gtggtTGCTGCTGCACGTGAAGTAAAATTGAAAGGTGTGGGAGTAGAATTAAATCCTTGGTTGGTTTGGTACTCTCGTTGGGCAGCTTGGAGAAGTGGAGTTTCATCTTCAGCGTCTTTTATCGCACAAGATTTGTGGAAATTAAACCTCAAGCAATACCAAAATGTTGTTATCTTTGGGGTTGAAGAGATG ATGCCTGCCCTGGAATCCAAGTTGGTGCAAGAGCTACAACCAGATGGCTGCGTTATTGCTTGTCGCTTTCCTCTTCCATCGTGGAAACCAGTTGTTACCTTTGGGGATGGTATCAATACAGTGTGGCTTTACACAAGACCTGGAATAAGTTACCTTAAAAATGAAATAAACAATAATGTGACTCACGATGATACctga
- the LOC123762094 gene encoding ATP synthase subunit C lysine N-methyltransferase isoform X1 — MELPEQFQESDRSNSKRGRKLGLVLVGLTGGAAVALSVIAAPFVTPALRKVCLPYVPATNEQVNNVLKALRGRSGSLVDLGSGDGRIVVAAAREVKLKGVGVELNPWLVWYSRWAAWRSGVSSSASFIAQDLWKLNLKQYQNVVIFGVEEMMPALESKLVQELQPDGCVIACRFPLPSWKPVVTFGDGINTVWLYTRPGISYLKNEINNNVTHDDT, encoded by the exons ATGGAATTACCCGAGCAATTTCA GGAGTCTGACAGAAGCAACAGCAAGAGAGGGCGTAAATTAGGTTTAGTTTTGGTGGGCCTTACAGGCGGAGCTGCAGTTGCCCTGAGTGTCATTGCTGCACCATTCGTAACTCCAGCACTTAGGAAG GTTTGCCTACCTTATGTTCCAGCAACCAATGAGCAAGTCAATAATGTTTTGAAAGCCCTGAGAGGTCGCTCGGGGAGCTTAGTTGatcttgggagtggtgatggacgAATT gtggtTGCTGCTGCACGTGAAGTAAAATTGAAAGGTGTGGGAGTAGAATTAAATCCTTGGTTGGTTTGGTACTCTCGTTGGGCAGCTTGGAGAAGTGGAGTTTCATCTTCAGCGTCTTTTATCGCACAAGATTTGTGGAAATTAAACCTCAAGCAATACCAAAATGTTGTTATCTTTGGGGTTGAAGAGATG ATGCCTGCCCTGGAATCCAAGTTGGTGCAAGAGCTACAACCAGATGGCTGCGTTATTGCTTGTCGCTTTCCTCTTCCATCGTGGAAACCAGTTGTTACCTTTGGGGATGGTATCAATACAGTGTGGCTTTACACAAGACCTGGAATAAGTTACCTTAAAAATGAAATAAACAATAATGTGACTCACGATGATACctga
- the LOC123762094 gene encoding ATP synthase subunit C lysine N-methyltransferase isoform X2: MTISARESDRSNSKRGRKLGLVLVGLTGGAAVALSVIAAPFVTPALRKVCLPYVPATNEQVNNVLKALRGRSGSLVDLGSGDGRIVVAAAREVKLKGVGVELNPWLVWYSRWAAWRSGVSSSASFIAQDLWKLNLKQYQNVVIFGVEEMMPALESKLVQELQPDGCVIACRFPLPSWKPVVTFGDGINTVWLYTRPGISYLKNEINNNVTHDDT, from the exons ATGACAATTTCTGCAAG GGAGTCTGACAGAAGCAACAGCAAGAGAGGGCGTAAATTAGGTTTAGTTTTGGTGGGCCTTACAGGCGGAGCTGCAGTTGCCCTGAGTGTCATTGCTGCACCATTCGTAACTCCAGCACTTAGGAAG GTTTGCCTACCTTATGTTCCAGCAACCAATGAGCAAGTCAATAATGTTTTGAAAGCCCTGAGAGGTCGCTCGGGGAGCTTAGTTGatcttgggagtggtgatggacgAATT gtggtTGCTGCTGCACGTGAAGTAAAATTGAAAGGTGTGGGAGTAGAATTAAATCCTTGGTTGGTTTGGTACTCTCGTTGGGCAGCTTGGAGAAGTGGAGTTTCATCTTCAGCGTCTTTTATCGCACAAGATTTGTGGAAATTAAACCTCAAGCAATACCAAAATGTTGTTATCTTTGGGGTTGAAGAGATG ATGCCTGCCCTGGAATCCAAGTTGGTGCAAGAGCTACAACCAGATGGCTGCGTTATTGCTTGTCGCTTTCCTCTTCCATCGTGGAAACCAGTTGTTACCTTTGGGGATGGTATCAATACAGTGTGGCTTTACACAAGACCTGGAATAAGTTACCTTAAAAATGAAATAAACAATAATGTGACTCACGATGATACctga